One Triticum dicoccoides isolate Atlit2015 ecotype Zavitan chromosome 5B, WEW_v2.0, whole genome shotgun sequence genomic window carries:
- the LOC119308873 gene encoding uncharacterized protein LOC119308873 codes for MPPNKLEEFDRLPIDDMSPDAVDELASTMRKGGLSLGLLDPVSNIILNTIALLPRDFRANPSPPHDSKRRRRSKRTAGVVTPRDSWSTTIGLGPTCRRDTWAGVAAASYQALRCFMVSYFGCLSEEQATRYLHWAGADLALAILLVEHDLYAAELELPDPASQRTRAALKYAAVCGWHPAPDILVRLNASPLPRKQLLDVATFLKPTRRKLTVDDVNTLVDLLRYQDSAPLDLQLNLLPGGREVIVYCRNHKPDQGTLEVSKRKSSMDGFDVVSIKVERHGDHFASLWSPKDKRSMISACVAKARKTSQRRGLVESCSDDACEYTECLKMRLHAMIHTLYLKVFTMLPPSRNRLIRDILWAGHCYGPMDPISNIILSSIWHSIVCPLPSADFDIQVYDILDTLSMLRVEVRSFEGLIALVGANSESRSSMQRVMEQLCCKCCDLSDKTHTLQQFAAAAAAAHAALGSFLASLMPDMLINMRRLLTTGTNGVISSESISEIERIIQDIAPPLSPEPPMEEAQLCKEAKETLLGKRCDYNQKKLFIRSWLAKVLKNYAAEHPQEPKYVPSVICGVEATNIESLDSYCYHVNFVAALESGIAENKLFFAELNFLCPEQQPKPNFCCPLPLTYKGRCYYGTGSARKIMFLDSSDYFESNIDITVGGTTSTDRMLDVDFVFDFRRDVQFAKDVRQYYEDQKLSSECDEY; via the exons ATGCCGCCCAACAAG CTCGAGGAGTTCGACCGGCTGCCCATAGACGACATGTCGCCCGATGCCGTAGACGAACTGGCCAGCACCATGCGCAAGGGCGGCCTCTCGCTTGGCCTCCTCGACCCCGTCTCCAACATCATCCTCAATACCATCGCCCTCCTCCCACGGGACTTCAGGGCAAACCCATCGCCTCCGCACGActccaagaggaggaggaggtccaaGAGGACGGCCGGCGTGGTAACGCCCAGGGATAGCTGGTCCACTACCATTGGGCTTGGGCCAACCTGCCGCAGGGATACGTGGGCCGGAGTTGCTGCGGCATCCTACCAGGCTCTCCGCTGTTTCATGGTGTCATACTTCGGATGCCTCAGTGAAGAACAGGCCACCCGGTACCTCCACTGGGCGGGCGCCGACCTCGCCCTGGCCATCCTGCTCGTCGAGCACGATCTATACGCTGCTGAGCTTGAGCTCCCCGACCCCGCCTCCCAGAGGACTCGTGCCGCCCTCAAGTACGCCGCGGTTTGCGGGTGGCATCCTGCGCCTGACATCCTTGTGCGGCTCAACGCGTCGCCTTTGCCCCGGAAGCAGCTGCTCGATGTCGCCACGTTCCTTAAGCCGACCAGGCGAAAGCTAACTGTCGATGATGTCAACACCCTCGTGGATCTATTGCGGTACCAGGACagtgcccccctggacctccagctGAACTTGCTGCCAGGCGGTAGGGAGGTCATCGTCTACTGCCGGAACCACAAGCCCGACCAAGGAACGCTTGAAGTTTCCAAAAGAAAGAGCTCCATGGATGGCTTCGACGTGGTCTCCATCAAGGTAGAGCGCCATGGTGACCACTTCGCATCCTTGTGGTCTCCTAAAGACAAGAGATCCATGATATCAGCCTGTGTGGCAAAGGCCAGAAAAACATCTCAAAGGCGCGGCCTGGTGGAGAGCTGCAGCGACGATGCCTGCGAGTATACTGAGTGTCTCAAGATGAGGCTCCACGCCATGATCCACACATTGTATCTCAAAGTCTTCACCATGCTTCCCCCCTCACGCAACAGGCTCATCCGCGACATATTGTGGGCTGGACACTGCTATGGCCCCATGGACCCCATCTCCAACATCATCCTCAGCTCCATTTGGCACAGTATAGTGTGCCCGCTCCCATCGGCAGACTTTGATATCCAGGTGTACGACATCCTCGACACCCTCTCTATGCTTCGCGTGGAGGTCCGTTCCTTCGAAGGCCTCATTGCCCTCGTTGGAGCAAATTCTGAGTCTAGATCCTCGATGCAGCGGGTGATGGAGCAGCTTTGCTGCAAATGTTGTGACCTGTCTGACAAGACGCACACCCTGCAACAGTTTGCTGCCGCAGCCGCTGCGGCTCACGCTGCTCTAGGATCATTTCTCGCATCCCTGATGCCGGACATGCTGATTAACATGCGACGCCTGCTGACCACAGGTACAAATGGCGTGATCTCTTCTGAATCTATCAGTGAAATAGAGCGCATTATCCAAGACATCGCACCGCCCTTGTCTCCCGAACCTCCCATGGAAGAGGCGCAACTGTGCAAGGAGGCTAAGGAGACCCTGTTAGGAAAGAGGTGTGATTATAACCAGAAGAAATTATTCATTCGCTCTTGGCTTGCAAAAGTGCTGAAGAATTATGCTGCTGAGCATCCTCAG GAACCAAAATATGTGCCAAGTGTTATCTGTGGTGTCGAGGCTACTAACATCGAATCCTTAGATAGCTATTGCTACCACGTTAATTTTGTGGCCGCTCTCGAATCAGGGATTGCTGAAAACAAACTCTTCTTCGCCGAACTCAATTTCCTGTGTCCTGAACAACAGCCAAAACCAAATTTCTGCTGCCCTCTACCCCTGACTTATAAAG GTCGTTGCTACTATGGAACCGGATCCGCGAGGAAGATCATGTTTCTAGATTCTTCGGACTATTTTGAGAGTAATATTGATATTACTGTTGGTGGGACTACGAGCACCGACCGAATGCTAGACGTTGATTTCGTATTTGATTTTAGGAGAGACGTGCAGTTTGCAAAGGATGTTAGGCAGTACTATGAAGACCAAAAGTTGTCGTCGGAGTGTGATGAGTATTAG